The genomic segment GCTCCAGATGCTCAGCCTCAGAGGTAGTTTGTATCTTCCATGTGCTGTTAATGATAAccataacagcagcagcaagctaCTTATTGTTTTATAGATCATCCATTTTGTTCTTTGTGCAGTCAAGTAAGTTATAGTTCAAACTGTATCATCTCAACAAGCAAGATTTAGGATGTACAGATTAGGCTGTTGTTATGGTAACGGTAAACAGCGTCTTCATCCTTCTCACGCAAACTGATCCATTTTACAGCAGTGGGTTCCTTTGCAAGGCAGCCACCAGTTTCATCATAAGTCTTTGATCTGATCCATGTGTTCCCCATGTTATGGTCTCCTGTGAACCCTTCCATATCgatgacttcctgtttcctctatCAGGTTCTCCAGCAGAGCTTTCCCCCAGCACTCTGTCTCCTGTCAATCACAGCATGGGTAAGATGCAAATCTTTCccatctgaaacaacacaaagactAAAACAATACAGAACTAACAAGCACACTGGATATTAAACCCTCACGGGTCGGCTCAGTTAATATTATATACTCAGACATTTGCCTTTGTCTTCATCGGCATGTGAACAGTgttgtataaaaaaaagagagaaacctTACTGACGTGATCCTCTACTGCAGACCTGCAGCCGGTGACTTACTCGGAGCCAGCCTTCTGGTGCTCTATAGCCTACTACGAGCTGAACCAGCGCGTAGGAGAGACGTTCCACGCCTCTCAGCCTTCACTGACAGTGGACGGATTCACAGATCCATCAAACTCTGAGCGTTTCTGCCTGGGCCTGCTGTCTAACGTCAACAGGAACGCCACTGTGGAGATGACCCGGAGGCACATAGGTATGGCACAGCTTTAGGTAGACGACCTGTTAGCCTCTTAAAGTTTGGTCTAGTCTTGCACATTGACGCGTCTTGTTCAAGTCAATTCTCGTGTTTATTGTGCTTGAAGAGCAAAACGGttccgtctgtctgtgtttacaggAAGAGGAGTTAGACTCTACTACATTGGAGGGGAGGTATTTGCTGAGTGCCTGAGTGATAGCGCCATCTTTGTCCAGAGTCCAAACTGCAACCAGCGGTATGGCTGGCATCCAGCAACAGTGTGTAAAATTCCACCAGGTAAGATGCTCAAGGTGTCACTCGTGTAGCAATCAGGGACATTAGCTGAAATTGATGGTATGGTGCCCATTGCACAAAACTGGATAGCTTCTGGGCATGAATATACGTTGCTGTTTCCATGTAAATGAAGATgatgctgaggaagaccatACATACCCTGCAGACCCACCATACTGTATCCTGAGTGTTTGAAGTATATATGCCACCAAAAGTgtctttttaatataaaaatccATATCCTGTGTCTGGAAAGTTTGTAGTTCCTTTTGTTGTGGATGGCGGCTATAGTCAGCTTGGACTCAGGGACCCAGAgccactgcaaaaaaaactttatcaaacatttcaaagcGTCTATAGAAACCAATTTTGCTGTACAATCCACTTCTCCTCCACTGATCAGtgctctgtcagtcagtctaaACTGTTATCATGTGTCTGATCAAAAAAGAAACGCTGTAAACATGGTAAATCAATGATTGGCTCGGGGGAACAGCCAGTCAGAGCTCACATTCTCACCTACTGGTTCTGATTTCAGCGATTCAGCATGCTCATGCGGCCCAACTGCCACTGATTTAAGGCCATCTAGAGCCAACGATGccaaacacagcacaaacactccGGGCAATTCTTGCTCAGAGACTGCTGATGAAATGTAGCTTTCCAGCTAACTCTGGGACAGTCAATGACGGTCCATTGCCCCTGCTAACTGTTTACCTCTTTGTTCCTTTCAGGTTGCAATCTAAAAATCTTCAACAACCAGGAATTTGCAGCCCTGCTGGCTCAGTCAGTCAACCAGGGCTTTGAGGCTGTCTACCAGCTCACCAGGATGTGCACCATCCGCATGAGCTTTGTCAAAGGCTGGGGGGCCGAGTACAGGTGAGCACTGCAATACAATATACAAAGCAATGCTATATTTGAACAGCTTAATTCAAacatttgagtatttttaccAGCGTATACTTGTTTTCCTGTTATGGAGGTGTTAAGACATGGAAAATTGATCTGAAACTTTTTAGTAAAGGAAGTGATTCTGACTCATGCCTCACAAACTCAACTTAAACACACTTGGTGATACATGATGGTCTTGGACTGAAGACTTGACCTAAGTCCGGTTCAGCTTCCTCAGCAGGTTTTCTTTTTGAGAATGAAGCTTACGTCCTTATCAATGACCACATAAACCACAACCCTCTTCCTGGTAGCAGCGGCACGTACTGCACATAATAAAGCACGAAGCATCATAAGTCACATGTTGTCGGCACAGCCCCACACATTAAAGTCTGCGTCTTTGTTTTCCAGGCGGCAGACTGTCACAAGCACTCCTTGCTGGATCGAGCTGCATTTGAACGGCCCCCTGCAGTGGCTGGACAAGGTTCTGACCCAGATGGGTTCCCCGTCTGCACGCTGCTCCAGTATGTCCTAAACAGCTAAggaaacgccccccccccccccccccccccccaaaaaaaaaaaaccccgcaGCCCATGATCATTAAATTCTAAACTTGTGAGTcctttcatgaaaaaaaaatggaaaccCCACAGAATGAATTTTCTGTAACATTCTTCATAGTATTTGTGGCCCAGTTCCACATCCCTCTTTtaactttacacacacacacacaaaagaacaaatgCACCTACACTgtcgcactcacacacacacacacacacacacacacacacacacacacacacatacagacttttcagtaaaaaaaaaagaaaaatttggCACTTTGTTACCCATCTATGTCATGCACCTTGTTAAATTGCTTTTCCCCAAATCCTTAATATTAGATCTATTTGTggtacaaataaaatgtatattggTTTTTAGTCCAGGAAGTAGGGGAAATACCAAAAATATCTGTGAATAGTTTCTCAGTATTGAAGATTGCTTGTATGAGTAACACGAGCTTGAATGCTAAAATGATTTTTGTTCCAGCCCACCCCAACCATTGTTCTGAACCTAAGTTTACTTTTCTCTGGGAAACTTGGCCCCATCTTTTGTCAGGGGGAGGTGGCTCGGTGAAGAAACGATGGCCTTGGTGGCCGTTGTCCTCTGAAGGAAACGCCACAATGTGTTCATGGAATTTGATTGAATTGACTTTGCCAGAATGGCCCTTTTTGTAACTCTCGACGTGTGTCGTTATAAGACATACTTCTTAATGGACAAATAGGAATGTTAGTTAAAAGAGTAATAATTCAAATACCCCAAACATACTGCAAGCTCTATCTGGCTGTAgtttatttctttgtcattaTATGGCACTCTACGTGTCCTTGGTTTAGTTGATGTACATCCCCACTGAACAGCCTGGTATGAAAGCTAATGAGATGTTGGCCAGGCTTTGCAAGGTGCACTGGGCAGGGACCAGAGAATATCAGCTGTtatcaaaagctttttttttcctctttttgacACGACACTGGGAGTCCTGGGGCTCTCCAAGGTGAAGCATTAAAGGTCTCACCAGGAGAAATTGAAGGTATCAATGAATTCATTCTGTTTTTAGCCTATATCCCCATTGTTTTGCTACTTTTTTGTATTctcatgtatttttatatataaatatacttaaaattTTCTGTCGTTCACTTTTTATTAAAGTAATATTTTCAAGACCACAGCTGTTTCTAAAGTGACATGGAGGGCATGGATCATTCCTTCGTTTTACCCAAAATCTGTTTGAATTCATTTCCAATTGCAGCTCTTTgtcttggttaaaaaaaaaaaaaaaaaaaatcactgccCCACATGATGTGTAGCCTGTTTctatcctttttgtttttccaaagaaaTCTGGTGCATTTAAagtacacaaaacaacagatttgCCTGAAACCCAAGATCTACTTTCCTGTAATGGTTTTAATGATTCCAGAGGCATGTACAACTTTGTAATggccattcattcattcattcattcatctcttcactttttttgaaaaacacacGTGACCTCTTGTAGCCTTTTGGTGCTTAGTCAAGCGGGTTAAGGTCAACCAGATATAATTggcttttaaaatgttacagaaaCATGGGAGGAGAGCAGTTTTCTTCCATGAGAAAAGAAGAGCGAATGTGCCTGCACACTGGGACAttctgtgttaatgtgtgtattgtatttgttctgtctataaaatacagtatgtgcaacGAGACTTAAACTCTGCCATTATTGTCATTACGTGGCTGTTGGGAGTTTAACACggtttccctcctcccttctatttgatgtaaatgtgtttacCTAATGGCACTAGTGATTGTACTTTAAGTGCACCTAGTGAAGTTTGGATTTGGGGAACTGAACCATGTGTTAGGGTCCAGTGTTacattgtttttatctttggCCTACAACatatgaatgtgaaaaaaatacattacaaaaacTGACGTGGACCAGACGTACATATACATAACAgtagtacagtatgtgtgtatttaacagTAATCTTTTTGCAAAGCAGTCAGTACAGTAGATGTCGCAGTTGTTTTACCAGTAGAGGGCGGTATTGATAGAGCagttctccttttttttttttttcttttttttttttttttctgaccatAAGCTTCTCAGGCGTGTGGCATATTATGCAGACTTCATAAAACACTAATAAAGATTTTTATTCTCATgattctgtctgctgtgtgtgtttctggattGTTGTCACTGAAAACATAATGGAAGACTGGAAGGTAGACATGGCTTTAATCTACAGTAATGCCCATCTATTATCATTTCACAGGTGACCGGTTGCACAATTTCATCTTGGTTTAACTTATGCGTAGTACAAGTACTAATATTATCTGACAATATCTACACTTTTCAAGCAGTGGAGGATTGTAACCtaagtacattttctcaagtactgtactgattTGTACATTACTTGTACAGATTCtgaatatttgtattgtattttgcGTAGTAACTGTACTTGTAATTGAccacatttcagaaaaaaaaaaaagccatagtttgcagattcagattttatatTCAAAACACATGATTAGCCtacaaaatgtgatgcatttctTACACATTAAACTACTCAACATTGAAATACCACTTTTGATaccttaagtacattttgctggtaatATGTTTGTACTTAGTTAGTATACTTCTATAGCGAGCTGTCGTTGGGTTTGTCCTTCCTCGGCCACCGTACGCTACGTCAGAAGTAAATACTGTGTGCTAACCTACAGCTAGCTTGCTTGTTAAGACAATATGGCTTTTACTTTGTACTCTCTCATTCAAGCAGCCATCCTGTGCGTCAATGCTGTCGCTGTATTGCACGAAGAAAGATTTCTGAGTAAAAGTAAGTGGCTGTAGTTGGAAACGTACGTTAacattaaccctaaccctattatATCATGTGCAATTCGAAATAggttagctaatgctaactagctaacaacTTAGGTGCTAGAACAAGACCATAAAAACCTTTGGGATTTATCGGTGAAGGGTGACGTTCTTCACAGTTACTGTATCAGCCTCTAATGAACGGCTATACATACTGTGACAAACAGGTTGTCCAACTTTGAGCTAAATCTACTGAATGTGTTACAATTTCCTACTTTTGAAAGCCACAAACAACTTtattaacaaacacaacagacataGACTTAAAGAAAAGGTGGggaattaaaataataaatagtaCTTAGTCATTAttgtattaatatataataatgcagCTGCATGTCTACCtaatctatctgtctgtgtctttagTTGGCTGGGGAGTAGACCAAAGTGTCGGAGGTTTTGGTGATGAACCCGGCATCAAAGTGCAGCTAATGAACCTTATCCGCTCCGTGAGGACAGTGAtgagaggtgtgtgttgttCACTCGAGTACCCGCACAGTTTACTGTTGTGACAAACTGACCGTGTCATCTACTGCCTCTGTCGCTCTGCAGTGCCTTTGATTGCGGTGAACTCAGTTTGcattgtgctgctgcttctgtttggATGAAGAGGAGTGAGTGAAGATGGGACCAACCAGTCTGCTGTCAGGAGAACCTCTCCATCGCCTCAGGAACCCGTCTGCATCAACATGTGGTCTCGTTGAAACACAGACTGTCTCCTGTCAGCCTGGATATGAATGTTGTCACGTGATATTACACATCAACACATGAGATATTAGTTAGGCCTGTTGTACGCAGCACAGTCTTTCAAAAGACCTAAATGCAGCTGTTTAGACTGGTTAAGTTCCCTCTTCGTTTGAATTGTACAATAAAATAGacttttgattaaaatattgataTGGAAAACggatgtttttacacttttctgaGAAAAACATGACTGTCACAAAGAAGCCGACGGTGAAGTGTTTGTGATTTATACactgcatgttgttgtttttttaaataaaagtgtgcTAATGCGTTTGATTTCCGGAAATTGTCGAGGGTATGTTGTATGTCCCAGCTCGCACTCCGTACTTTCACCCTGCGTCGCAGACGGTGAAAGTTGGTGTGTAGTTCACGGCACAGACCTCCCAAGTGAATTAATCTGATATATATGAGTGATACTGAGAGCTAACGCCGTGCTGCGTGTTAATGATGTATGTTGAGCAGTAATGGGGTTCACGCAGACTTGCGTTGTTGCCTCGCTCACATTGTGTCCTGCGTATTtagtttatgtttacatttactgttCTCATAAGCTGTTGAAGACAAACGTACTCAACAACGACAGACTTCCAAGTTTCGTGTATCTTTACATCAAGTATTTGGCCAAAGCTCTGAGCCGGAGGACGGGCTACTTGTACACAGCGACTGAGAAGGAGCGAGAGGTGGTTTACACAGTCCTCAACTGCAGGTGAGCAGCAGCTTCTAACCTGAGAATGAGTTTTCTTCCACGTGATGAGATCAGTGTATTTTATCTCCCCAAGGCTGGAGACGCTCCTGTTGAGGGGGTTCTGCAGTGCTGCAGGTTATGGTTGGGATTATCCAGATAGCGAATACAGAGACATCCCGATGTGCTTCCCAGAGTTCCTCTGTCGCAGACTGCTGCTTATGGTGCTGACTGATGGAAACTTGAGGCTCAGCCCAGCAGGTAAGACATAGGACACACTCTGCATATCTCTTTAcacagtgtacagtacatgtgtgcGCAGATGTCTCCTAGAACAAACATGTTGGGTGCATCATGTTTAGTTTACTCCCACCGCCCTGATTCCCATGTTTGATTGGTATGCTTAGAATAAAAGGTTAGAAAATGGTGGTGATGTGATGGTGAGTGTGAATTACTTTTGCAGGTCTGGTTCGCGTGCGGCAGAGTTTGAAAACCCTTCAGCCGGTTGATGAACTGAAGAAGGGCCCGTTTGTGCTGCAGGTTCGAGTCCTGGAGTACCGGCAAATTGACACAGGGGTGGAGGTggacatctgtctgtctgccacttCTCGCTCTGGATGCCCAGTGTGGGAGAGCGTCCTGACACTGCTCTCCAAAAACAAGGTCCACAACGCCGGGAGATGCTCTCCCAAGAGTGAAAACGAGGGTGAGCGGCGTCATGGGGATCTCTGCTAAGAATGTTTTTAGCCTTTTTGCAGACTCACACTCTTTCTGGTCATGTTTCCCTGTCCTGACAGGCCGAGCAGATGAGCCTGTGCCAGATAATGTGAAGCAGGTAGAGCTCAGAGTTCCCAGGACTACCGGCCTGCAGTGTGTATGGTCCTTCTCTGACCACCTCCCCTGCCGGCTCCTCTCTCTACTGGCCGGGCTCTCTGGCTACAGGTCGCAGACTGCACCAAGCCTCTggatgctgtctgtctgcttggcAGAAATAGAGAAGCACAAAGGTAGTGGATTTTATGGGAAGATGGGGATGTAGCATTGTAGTAACTGAACCTGCAGTCAGTTCATGAAGGCTTTTATATTTGCTATTAAAGGGATCAAAAAGGGAATGTGCCTTTTTGACAGCAGactgttttttcctttttctgcggtggcaagtcaaaatgtctgctgtgaggaAGGGTCTATAGTCATGGATTTATTGTGTGGAGTGTTTTCAGAAGTACTGGTCCGACCCTCACTTTGCTCTGTTGTGTCATCAGGGGTTGGAGTCATCACAGCTCCTATCGATGTCACAGCCCAGTTTAAGGAGCCTCTGTTGGCACCGGGCCAAGTGACGATCAAGTTTTGGGAGACGACCAAAAGTGGGGGTCAGTCTTCTGCCCGAGGCCTCAGCTTCCTCATGCAGCAACATGGAAGCGGCATATCTCACATGACTGGATCGATTTCTAGGTGATTGACTAACATAGAAGGTTgatatttgtagttttgtcaaaacaaaataaaatgctctgtacttttacttttttgttttgctctgtttcaATTTGGTCATTAAATGCAACCACTTCAATACCTATGATGGAGTTTTCTTCTACAGACAAGGCTGATTCTTTCAAACATGAGACTAGATAGCTTCAACACTGTTAAAAGGTCCATGTCATctgataaaaaaatattttttttgtaagacTACACGTTAGAAACCTCCACTGTAAAATACAATGTGCCGTGTTGAGATGCATGAGAGGAACTGATTTAAATATATGCTGAATCAGTTTTTTTGTGCAAGCctaaagattatttttgatGAGTTTTTATATAAACGACAGCAGATATGTGTTAAAAAATGACCAGTTACAAATTCGTCTGTGGCCTATGATGCATCATtgtacatgcatatatatatatatatatatatatatatatcttggATATATATTTTGGTCTGTTGCCATCTACAACACAGACTCAAAATGAACTGACTGAGCAAGAATGGTGTAACCTTAGTTTCTGTACCTATTATACCATGGTTTACCTTATTTACTCAGATTTACACCAGTGCATCACACTATTATTTTGTATGGGGGAATCTTGTGAGTGTAACAAAAAGTCTAATGTGACTGGAGCATGTTAAACTTTAGGGTATTTAGTGTTGGAAATATACCAGTGTCTACAGTAAATGACACCTTTCCATTATCAGATATGCCTTTTCCTGACATTTTGACGTATTTAATAATCATTAACATTAAATTGCTCCATATTCCATGTTCCTTAAATTAAGGTTCCTGTCAGATGTTCTGTTGCTGATTTCTGATTAGTTTCATCAGCAGGACTTTGTGCTGTAGGTTTCATAGATCTACTGTACATGAGCACTTTGTCAGATGCCGTGTCTGCTGGTTGACTATACGAGGCTAATGCAGACATCATCCCCACAGGGAAGAAAGACTTTTCAATATTTGATCCCTTTGATATTCCTGTTTGCAGCTTTCATGTATGTGAAGGTCTGTCCTCTGTATTATTTATAGGAACACATTCGGTGCATGGGACTGAGAGAAGTGGCTTTTCATGCACCGCTGCAACGTTTCATAAAGGAATAAGAGAGATGGTTCCTAGTATGATCTCTCACGTACAAGGGGGGGGCTTTTTccacattcatttattcattcattcaccttAAAATGATAGAAAATAGGGTAAAAAAATCCAGGTTGGGGTTTTTAACAATATATTGAAAAAGtggtttcacattttgggaaatacacatatttgGATCGTCTGTGCGCTGAatatgtgtgtcatttttacaccaGGGTTTTTGAGTGgattaaacaaaggagaaaTAACGTGTaaataagtgagctttagaggtggtgtGGGCAGATTTGTCAGGGCTAGctgaagctaagctaactggctgctgtcaatagcttcatatttactgcacaaaTATGAGTGGTATCATTACTCccatctaactcttggaaatTAAGCCTAttataagcatatttcccaaaatgtgaacgA from the Enoplosus armatus isolate fEnoArm2 chromosome 4, fEnoArm2.hap1, whole genome shotgun sequence genome contains:
- the LOC139284505 gene encoding mothers against decapentaplegic homolog 2 isoform X3, which translates into the protein MSSILPFTPPVVKRLLGWKKSTSGPGGAGGGEQNGQEEKWCEKAVKSLVKKLKKTGQLDELEKAITTQNCNTKCVTIPRSLDGRLQVSHRKGLPHVIYCRLWRWPDLHSHHELRAIEACEYAFHLKKDEVCINPYHYQRVETPVLPPVLVPRHSDILPELPPLDDYTHSIPENTNFPAGIEPPNNYIPETPPPGYISEDGEASDQQMNQSMDTGSPAELSPSTLSPVNHSMDLQPVTYSEPAFWCSIAYYELNQRVGETFHASQPSLTVDGFTDPSNSERFCLGLLSNVNRNATVEMTRRHIGRGVRLYYIGGEVFAECLSDSAIFVQSPNCNQRYGWHPATVCKIPPGCNLKIFNNQEFAALLAQSVNQGFEAVYQLTRMCTIRMSFVKGWGAEYRRQTVTSTPCWIELHLNGPLQWLDKVLTQMGSPSARCSSMS
- the LOC139284505 gene encoding mothers against decapentaplegic homolog 2 isoform X4, producing the protein MSSILPFTPPVVKRLLGWKKSTSGPGGAGGGEQNGQEEKWCEKAVKSLVKKLKKTGQLDELEKAITTQNCNTKCVTIPRSLDGRLQVSHRKGLPHVIYCRLWRWPDLHSHHELRAIEACEYAFHLKKDEVCINPYHYQRVETPETPPPGYISEDGEASDQQMNQSMDTGSPAELSPSTLSPVNHSMDLQPVTYSEPAFWCSIAYYELNQRVGETFHASQPSLTVDGFTDPSNSERFCLGLLSNVNRNATVEMTRRHIGRGVRLYYIGGEVFAECLSDSAIFVQSPNCNQRYGWHPATVCKIPPGCNLKIFNNQEFAALLAQSVNQGFEAVYQLTRMCTIRMSFVKGWGAEYRRQTVTSTPCWIELHLNGPLQWLDKVLTQMGSPSARCSSMS
- the LOC139284262 gene encoding immediate early response 3-interacting protein 1-like; the protein is MAFTLYSLIQAAILCVNAVAVLHEERFLSKIGWGVDQSVGGFGDEPGIKVQLMNLIRSVRTVMRVPLIAVNSVCIVLLLLFG
- the LOC139284261 gene encoding uncharacterized protein — protein: MGFTQTCVVASLTLCPAYLVYVYIYCSHKLLKTNVLNNDRLPSFVYLYIKYLAKALSRRTGYLYTATEKEREVVYTVLNCRLETLLLRGFCSAAGYGWDYPDSEYRDIPMCFPEFLCRRLLLMVLTDGNLRLSPAGLVRVRQSLKTLQPVDELKKGPFVLQVRVLEYRQIDTGVEVDICLSATSRSGCPVWESVLTLLSKNKVHNAGRCSPKSENEGRADEPVPDNVKQVELRVPRTTGLQCVWSFSDHLPCRLLSLLAGLSGYRSQTAPSLWMLSVCLAEIEKHKGVGVITAPIDVTAQFKEPLLAPGQVTIKFWETTKSGGQSSARGLSFLMQQHGSGISHMTGSISR